The proteins below come from a single Streptomyces sp. M92 genomic window:
- a CDS encoding SEC-C metal-binding domain-containing protein — protein MKHLSVDRRGYPVIATVDRSPQEVNFGSINERRKLALATFDWCAVCGMPFADELRWQMVFQEGPLPTAIAGEAPVHEVCALYAAQVCPYLFSPQSRLGDEFRKGSVRDAVVRFVGFESTRAVIAHESGLQPGVYTLHFEHQGQADEFSYHSPDELRDRFAKTLASEQDLPVSDAEGVLIRLFNRLDDEGEGDVVTGAALIAGAAFAKDIFKVQGMKAFASKEYPTVAGLLLKGSDQEILEFCRSAQDEAFGAVGPWVVERAGALPLPLQRWRKRGASMVRRSAPQRPTGPGRSVAKNAACPCGSGRKARRCHPAGFPVS, from the coding sequence ATGAAGCACCTGTCGGTCGACCGTCGCGGCTATCCAGTGATTGCCACGGTCGACCGCAGTCCGCAGGAGGTGAACTTCGGGTCGATCAACGAGCGGCGCAAGCTGGCTCTGGCCACGTTCGACTGGTGCGCCGTATGCGGTATGCCCTTCGCGGACGAGTTGCGCTGGCAGATGGTGTTCCAGGAAGGACCACTCCCGACCGCGATCGCTGGGGAGGCACCGGTGCACGAGGTGTGCGCGCTGTATGCGGCTCAGGTGTGTCCTTACCTGTTCTCGCCTCAGTCCCGTCTCGGGGACGAGTTCCGCAAGGGATCGGTGCGGGACGCCGTCGTGCGGTTTGTGGGCTTCGAGTCCACCAGGGCAGTGATCGCTCATGAGTCGGGCCTGCAGCCGGGCGTCTACACCCTGCACTTCGAACACCAGGGTCAGGCAGACGAGTTCTCCTACCACTCCCCTGATGAGCTTCGGGACCGGTTCGCCAAGACCCTGGCCAGCGAACAGGATCTGCCCGTGAGCGACGCGGAGGGAGTACTGATCCGCCTGTTCAACCGCCTCGACGACGAAGGTGAGGGAGACGTTGTCACCGGGGCGGCGCTGATCGCCGGTGCTGCTTTCGCCAAGGACATCTTCAAGGTGCAGGGTATGAAAGCCTTCGCCAGCAAGGAGTACCCGACCGTTGCGGGGTTGCTGCTGAAGGGTAGTGACCAGGAGATCCTCGAATTCTGCCGCAGCGCGCAGGACGAGGCATTCGGCGCGGTGGGCCCTTGGGTTGTCGAGCGGGCCGGTGCCCTTCCCTTGCCGCTTCAGCGGTGGCGAAAGCGCGGCGCGTCCATGGTGCGCCGCAGCGCTCCTCAACGACCGACGGGCCCTGGACGCAGCGTGGCCAAGAATGCCGCATGTCCGTGCGGCTCCGGACGCAAAGCACGACGGTGCCACCCCGCTGGCTTCCCCGTCAGTTGA
- a CDS encoding nucleotidyltransferase domain-containing protein gives MKRARATQLLTEMLDRLQAGSWPLDLVDEVYVFGSYARGALEPSDVDVVVEHRTDDRLTAEFVHALSYGRDPSAPMKRALKGRSRGIQLQLRQRKYLEKEGIALTLLWRAGEPVDAARERLAALTPDPSAGRAPRDHMIAAFDGLDRWIPLPVRADLAAMVDTGAVTINQLELTPCDPAHPLAQRALTRWTAISPLRRAAAAALAHAETHGCDMHAVHLHGEPLHSHHTAPSPVLGIGLGWKCHGRLTYLLEDVTEWIEVVRPTRAQPLHAVHITVTDRSALPGP, from the coding sequence TTGAAACGCGCGCGTGCAACGCAGTTGCTGACAGAAATGCTCGACCGCCTGCAAGCCGGAAGCTGGCCTCTCGACCTGGTCGACGAGGTGTATGTCTTCGGTTCTTATGCCCGCGGGGCACTGGAACCGTCCGATGTCGATGTCGTTGTCGAGCACCGTACAGACGATCGACTGACCGCCGAGTTCGTCCATGCTCTGTCATACGGGCGCGACCCGTCGGCCCCGATGAAGCGTGCGCTGAAAGGACGGTCGCGCGGCATCCAGCTCCAACTGCGGCAGCGAAAGTACCTGGAAAAAGAAGGCATCGCTCTGACTCTCCTGTGGCGCGCTGGTGAGCCCGTTGATGCGGCACGCGAACGCCTGGCTGCCCTTACCCCCGATCCATCGGCCGGCCGAGCCCCACGCGACCATATGATCGCCGCCTTCGACGGCCTCGACCGGTGGATTCCACTCCCGGTCCGTGCCGACCTTGCCGCCATGGTCGACACAGGTGCGGTGACCATAAACCAGCTGGAGCTCACCCCTTGCGACCCCGCACACCCGCTGGCCCAGCGCGCCCTCACGCGCTGGACCGCGATCAGCCCTCTGCGCAGAGCCGCGGCCGCAGCCCTTGCACACGCCGAAACACACGGCTGCGACATGCATGCCGTACACCTCCACGGTGAACCCCTGCACAGCCACCACACCGCCCCGAGCCCTGTACTCGGGATCGGCCTCGGCTGGAAGTGCCACGGCCGGCTCACCTACCTCCTCGAAGACGTCACGGAGTGGATCGAAGTCGTCCGACCCACCCGAGCCCAGCCTCTGCACGCCGTGCACATCACAGTCACCGACCGCAGCGCTCTGCCAGGCCCCTGA